AATATTCTAGTATAatgtttttaaatataatataatttcttataatatatttttaagagaaaatattaaataattatatctttttttacaTCTAccttattttttgatttttttatataaatgaaataaatatattatttatggatataaataatttgtaccgtttttatgaaattgcattgtattatttatttcacaaaataattttgcacgtatttcgtttacactgtaaatgaAATAAGGCTGACATGCTGATGCGTGTTTATttcgtttacagtataaacgaaATACGTGCAAAATTATTTCTTTTACAGTGTAAATGAAATACGTTACGACAAATTTTCAGCCGCTATAAAAGAATGTGCAATCCTTTGTGTTCTTCACAACAAGTTCACTACTTCTTCTAAACCTTTTTCTTTCACAAATTAGCCATAATGTCTAGTAGTAGTGGATATTTAGTTGTATATGTGTATTCTAATTGCCTTTTGTGTGTGTCCCCTGGAACAGGCTACTTGCCATTGAACTGGCACTTCACCCAGTCAGCCTGATAGAACTCTACGATGTTGAAGCAGACGAGGGGGACAACAGACATCCAGGTCCCCCACTCTGCCTCCTCCTTCAACCATAAAGGACACATATCCTGAAGTGCGGGATCGTCGTACGGGGTCCACATGAACTACAAATTAAGGAAGTGAATTAGTTATCAGTATCGATATACGTTTAACTATTTTTAGTAAACTACAAAAATGTTAACAACTTAAAGCTGTAACTCGATTACCTCACCCCACAGTAATGCCTTCATAGGGACAAATCCAAGCAAAACCAGAAATAAATTAGTTGCCAATGTAATTGAATTGCAAAAACGGATAATAATCGTAAATAAAATAACGTGACAAATACTTCGCAGCTATCGGCTACATGTAAATACGTCGATCAGGTGGACACCATTTAGGAAACTTCTGGTAGATCCAACTCATCCAAGACACCAACAGAAGAGTGCACCCCGCAATGTCTGTGGTGTGGCGGTGGGCTGCACTGCATAGAAAATGGTACGTCCATGCTAGCACCGCGGAACCCTAGGACAAGGAACAACACCGCTCGAAATCATCTAGCAGCGGGAACCACCAGAAATGGACCGTGTTGTTGGAATTGTCAGTCAGTAGGTAGCCCCCGATCATCAACATGATATAGCTCCTCGCATATTGTCGCAAGGTGTCCGGATCGGTAGTATCCGGTGGCATCTGTCGGACCCGCTCCCGAAGCCATGTAAGCTTCAGCGAAAAAGCCTCTCTCCTCTGCGTTTCCTGCTGCACTACTGCAGGAGGCCTGACACCAAGTAAATGCTCAACCAACTCCCAAGTCCCGGTGTGGTACTAAGTCTGGAAGTCACGAAAGCAACCACCAACGGGCTCATCGTTACCGTGCAGCACGAGGTGGTAGGCGATGTCCTGAAATGTAATCGTGCATTCACCCCACGGCATGTGAAAGGTGTGGGTTTCTAGACGCCAGCGCTCCACAAACACTATAATCATCGAGTTACCGAAAACAAAGTCTCTCAACGGCAATACGTTGTCAAATCCAGCCTCCCTTGGGTAGGGGATAATGGCATCTGATGATAGGAGAAAAGTGAAGGAAATAAAAAGTTTTTGGCTTTTGGTGGCGCCGTAAACAAAACTCCCATATATAGACATATTTTGTTTAAAGTGTAAACGAAGTAATTTTGAACGTATTTCTTTACATTGTAAACGAAATAGGGTTGTTACACCCGTGCAAACATCATATGATCGCCAAATTTTCAAccttatttaaaattatttcgTTTGCACCATAAACTAAATAAGTAATAGGATgcaatttagtaaaattattacAAATATTAACACGGAATTCAAAAACATTCGTGTTgcgacttggactagaacttagAATTGACTATTGAGAGTGTGGTTAACAAAAAAGTAGCATCCTTTTCCAATAAGAATCAAAGATGATATTGATGGTGAACGACCGAAAGGGTCAACATGGTGGTTCAAAAGAACCTCTTTGAGGGCCTTTTCCGGTGGGTATGCGTGTTCTTGCCGTTGACTATGATCGAGCTTGTCTCAGAATGTTGGAGCAGATGCTTTTGAAATGCCGTTATAATGGTTCGTCACGTCACCgttctctttctctttcaattccaGTGTGCACTGGTTTTCATCATGCAAACTCGTCATATAATGCGTTTTCACTTCGTAGATTTGTAGGCTTTCTTTACAAGAATTATCTCTCCATTTCAtaaagttcttttttttttccttcttctttcaaGATTTTCGATGTCTgattctttgttgttgttgcaGTCACGGCTACAACTCGATCAAGAAAGGCGATAGAGATGCTAAGGGAAAACAAAGTTATAAGCGATGTACATATGCCAGGCATTGATGGCTTTCAGCTTCTTGAACTAGTGGGACTTGAGATGGACCTACCAGTTATAAGTAAGATCTCAAAACACTTTCTTTCTCTCAATttccatccaaattccaaaatacAATCAATGATGCAGTGGTGACAGAACACAAGGAGCCAAATTTGGTGAAGAAGGGTGTTGTGACTATTGCTGAAACCAGTTAAAATGGAAGACATGTATTTCGAAAGAAGGTTGATTCCAAGGATTAGAAGGCTTGCAATGTGACTGAACAGGGCATTCAAGGAGTTGCATCAGAAAACTGTGCTAACCATGATAAAAGATTGGATAAAAAAAGGAAGGAACAATCTGAAGACGCTGATGATAATGAACAAGAGAATGAGAATGCTTCTCCTCATAAGAAGCCTGGTTTGGTGTGGGTGAAGAGCTGCGTAGCAAGTTCAAAGCTGCATTTGTTTCTTTGACTTGAGAACATGGCACTTGGATGAAATAGTTTGATATTCCAAATGTGATGTTTCTTTAACTGGTATTGCAGAGGCTGTTCCTAGAAAATTTCTTGAACTGATGAATATTGAAGGGCAAGCCATCTTTAGGTAAAAATTCAAATTCCCTCTTTATCATAGGCCTTAATTTGCATTTTAACATGAGTTTTTCGGTGACAATTGTTCAATTTTAATTAGTTCATTTAACATGTTAATTTGATTGTTCTACATCTTTTGATGTGATGTGTACATTTTTGTGTTGCTGAGAATTTTATGCAGAGAATTCCTGCACCAAATGAACTTTATCAACTATGCAACTGGTATTAGGCAGCTGAATCCAGATGATGTCAAgtgattattttttatctgGATTCACAAGTAATAATCTGCTGTTACAAGGAAATTATCCAGCAACTCATAAGTTAAATGCATGTAGAAATCGTTCTCCTCTTGGAGCTGCTTATGTGAGAGCAGACTCATTCGACACTGGCATCACTGGTTCACCTAATTTGCTGGATTATTATCCGTGTAGCGAAGCCACACAGATGAAAGCTAAGTTATCCAGAGTTCGTTTCCTCCTCCGCTTCTCATGTTGGGAACGGAGTGAAGGCCTAATTGGGAATATCATAGAGGCTTCATGTAGCATCCCTCAGCAAAGTTTGGAGCAACATAAGGAGGACTTAGATGCACCCCTTTCTTCTGTTGGAGACACATGTTCCCTGGGACATGCTTCAAACCAAAATAACAACATTGGCATAAAAGAGTTGATGCATCTTTTGCCAGAACACTGAACTTGAGGATGCTGCATTTTGCGGCAGAGTGACTTCGATTCTTTGGATGACATGGTCACGCAGGTATGAAGGTAATTCCCTTCATATGATGAAATGGCGTTTTGGGTCACAATAATTATatagagaaaaaataataacaaccaTTCGAACGGCGGCCACTTCTCTTCTTTTTGATTTATCTTTTATTCCTCTTTTGTGAGCTGTGTAAAAGGATTTGATGCATTTGTATACTTGCTTTCCTTTTATCAGCTGTAGTACTGAATTTGGACCTTAATAACATAATTTAGAGTTGTCATTACATGAACAAAATTGTCAAGTCTTATAGTTGTACGCATGATTCATTTCCATTGACTCGTTACTATAGCACACAAGCCAGGCATTATTGACTAGCTTGTTTACTCAGCATGTGTGTATCTCAAATAGTGTCTATATAATGTGGAAAGCATGAATTTTGCGACATCATTGTGCAGAAGATTGAATAGAAGGACTAGTGGTATAACTTCATGATTACTGCAATAT
The Arachis stenosperma cultivar V10309 chromosome 7, arast.V10309.gnm1.PFL2, whole genome shotgun sequence genome window above contains:
- the LOC130942210 gene encoding two-component response regulator ARR10-like, producing the protein MRVLAVDYDRACLRMLEQMLLKCRYNVTATTRSRKAIEMLRENKVISDVHMPGIDGFQLLELVGLEMDLPVIKAVPRKFLELMNIEGQAIFR